In Molothrus ater isolate BHLD 08-10-18 breed brown headed cowbird chromosome 23, BPBGC_Mater_1.1, whole genome shotgun sequence, a single genomic region encodes these proteins:
- the LOC118694998 gene encoding arylacetamide deacetylase-like 4, protein MESYYILVLIAGILVAFVLLVLIATDHFFKEEIPSGIDQPAKLRLYLCVYTLMEILAKNLNHLGIIKEHTLIRLITEGLPAWQDSQLFIKDLHFDGVPMRIYLPREPSASKRRGVVFIHGGCGIFGSIRSYERICRYIARKSDSVVVSVGYHLAPEYRYPAQTLECLSATVHFLKTADTYGVDPARIIVCGDSVGGTFATSVCQKLGHRTDIPKIRAQVLIYPFLQALNFNLPSHQKNAAVAFLSRERTVHFILKYLNKDCSLKEPILAGSHVPESINLKYRKWINPDLIPDEFKLGYKPPLPTLFLPQVHEEVQELFEPQVSPLLAEDAVVCGLPDTCIVTCEHDVLRDDGLLYKKRLEDNNVHVTWHHVQKGFHAAVGFFGYGIFSFPSSSIIMNHAVDFIKGY, encoded by the exons ATGGAATCCTATTATATTCTGGTTTTAATAGCAGGAATTTTAGTTGCTTTTGTATTGCTGGTTTTAATTGCAACTGATCATTTCTTCAAGGAGGAAATTCCTTCTGGTATTGACCAGCCAGCAAAGCTCCGCCTTTACCTCTGTGTGTACACTCTGATGGAAATTCTG GCAAAGAATTTAAACCACTTGGGTATCATCAAGGAGCACACACTTATCAGGCTGATCACAGAGGGACTCCCAGCATGGCAGGATTCCCAGCTCTTCATTAAAGATCTGCATTTTGATGGGGTACCCATGAGGATTTACCTCCCAAGAGAACCATCTGCCAGCAAACGGAGAGGAGTCGTCTTCATCCATGGAGGATGTGGCATTTTTGGAAGCATCA GAAGTTATGAAAGAATTTGCCGGTACATAGCCAGAAAATCTGATTCAGTGGTTGTGTCTGTTGG GTACCATTTAGCACCTGAGTACAGGTATCCAGCCCAGACTCTGGAATGTCTCAGTGCCACCGTGCACTTCCTGAAGACTGCAGACACCTACGGGGTGGACCCCGCTCGGATCATTGTTTGTGGGGACAGTGTAGGGGGCACATTTGCTACCAGTGTTTGCCAAAAGCTTGGGCACAGGACAGATATCCCCAAGATTCGTGCCCAGGTGCTGATCTATCCATTTCTCCAAGCACTGAACTTCAATCTGCCATCTCACCAGAAAAACGCTGCCGTTGCCTTCCTGTCCCGGGAGCGCACAGTCCATTTTATTCTCAAATACCTGAATAAGGATTGCTCCCTGAAGGAACCAATTCTGGCTGGTTCTCATGTTCCTGAGAGCATAAATTTGAAATATAGGAAATGGATAAATCCAGATCTTATTCCAGATGAGTTTAAACTGGGCTATAAACCACCACTCCCCACTTTGTTTTTACCTCAAGTCCATGAAGAAGTGCAAGAGCTGTTTGAaccccaggtgtcccctctgCTGGCAGAGGATGCTGTTGTTTGTGGTCTCCCTGACACCTGTATTGTCACCTGTGAGCATGATGTGCTCAGGGATGATGGGCTGTTGTACAAGAAACGCTTAGAGGACAACAATGTACATGTGACCTGGCACCACGTGCAAAAAGGCTTTCATGCTGCAGTGGGATTTTTTGGATAtggtattttctctttcccatcaTCAAGTATTATAATGAACCATGCTGTAGACTTTATAAAAGgctattaa